ACTCGCCGAGTCCACCGGAAACGGTGCGCCTCATGGTCGCGCCCGCCACGCATCCCAACCCCATACTCACCTCAATCTTCGAGCCGTGCGCTCGAGCACACTCCACCCCAGGAAGGGACCACGTGTCCAGTAAGCAGCGAAAGCGCCCAGGGCGCCGCCTCCTGATGTTCGTCCTCGTCCTCGTCATCGGTTTCGGTGCGCTCGTGGCGGGAAGTATGAGGCATAAGGCCTCGCTCACCCCCGGTCTCGCCCTCGATCTGGAGGGCGGCACCCAGCTCATTTTGACGCCCACCACCTCTGATGGCTCGGCGATCAGTGATAACGACGTCGAACAGGCCATCGAGGTGATCCGTCAGCGCGTGGATGCCTCCGGTGTTTCCGAGGCGCAGATCTCTCGCCAGGGCGGTCAGAACATCGTGGTCTCGCTGCCCGGCAAGCCCAGCCAGGCCACCCTGGAGCTGGTACGTACCTCGGCCGTCATGTACTTCCGCCCGGTCCTGCGCGTTCTTCCGGGCAGCGCCCAGCAGGCCGCTAAGAACATCGCCAGCCAGAACCCCTCCGGCGCGGTGACCCCGGCGCCGACGGTTCAGCCCAGCCCGAGCGCCGGTAGCGAGGCGACTCAGCCCGCAGAGGACTCGGAGGGCGCTGAGGAGGGCACAGGCGAGGGTGAGCAGCCGGCCGCGACCCCGGCTCCCACCGCGCAGCCCACGGCTCAGCCGACGGCGCAGCCCAGGACTCCCGAGGAGATTGCCAAGCAGCTGGCGGACGTCAACCAGGACGGCGTCATCTCCTCCGACCCGCTCCCCGCGCAGGACAAGACGAACTCATCGGACTCCTGGATCACCGAGAAGCTCCTCTACGACGGCTACATGACCGACTGCTCCGACCCGAAGAACCTCACGGGGCAGACGCAGGACCCCAAGGTCGCCGTCATCTCCTGCTCCAAGGAGGCCGGCTCCCACAGCCACGGCGCCTACATCCTCGGCCCTGCCGAGATCACCGGGACCGAGCTCAAGAGCGCCAACTCGGGTCTGGAAACCGACTCCCGGGGGCAGGCCACCCACCAGTGGGTCGTCTCGTTGGCCTTCAACGGTGACGGCACCAAGAAGTTCGCCGAGCTGTCCAAGCGGCTGCTGGCCTACCGCGACCAGGCGAGTGCCGCCGGCGCGCAGGGCGCTCAGAACCCGCAGGCCCAGAGCAGTGGGGACAAGGCCCAGTTCGCCATCGTCCTGGACGGCCTGACCATCATGGCCTCCGGCTTCAACGAGACCGTCCACTCACCGATCACCGACGGTCGGGTCCAGATCACTGGCGGCTTCACCCAGAACCAGGCCAACACGCTGGCCAACCAGCTCTCCTTCGGCTCGCTGCCGCTGAGCTTCACGGTGCAGTCCGAGCAGCAGATCTCAGCCACCTTGGGAACCGAGCAGCTGCGCAATGGCCTGATCGCCGGGCTCATCGGCTTCGCTCTCATCATCCTCTACCTGGCCTGGCAGTACCGCGGCCTGGCGGTGGTGGCCGTGGCCTCCCTGGTGGTGGCAGCAGCCGGCACCTACCTGGTCATCGCGGCCCTGAGCGCGACCATGGGCTACCGCCTGTCCCTGGCGGGGGTCGCCGGACTCATCATCTCCATCGGCATCACAGTCGACTCCTTCATCATCTACTTCGAGCGCGTCCGTGACGAGGTGCGCCAGGGACGGACTCTGAGGACCGCGATCGATGAAGGATGGAAGCACGCCAGGCGCACGATCCTCGTTTCCGACGCCGTCAACCTCGTGGCCGCGATCGTCCTGTACTTCCTGGCTGTCGGCGGGGTCCAGGGATTCGCCTTCACCCTGGGGGTGACCACGTGCGTGGACCTGGCCATCATCATCCTGTTCACCCACCCGTTGATGGAGTGGATCGTCCGATTCCGTTTCTTCGGTGAGGGGCACCGCCTTTCCGGTCTTGACCCCGAGCACCTCGGGGCGACGTCCACGACCTACGGCAAGGGACGCGAAGCGGTCGCCGATCGCGTGGCCGGGTCTCTGGCGCGCCGCAAGGCCGAGGCCCGTAGGAACGCCGAGAGCCCGGAGGACGCAGCTGAAGAGTCCGACGGCGAGGCCGTCGATGATGAGGATGAGCAGCAGGAGGGCGACGCGGTCGATGTCGCGGCCGACAAGGGAAAGGACGGTGAGACGAAGTGAAGTCTCTCGCCACGCTCGGTAACGAGCTCTACTCGGCCAAGACATCCATCCCTTTCGTCGGCAAACGGAAGATCTGGTATCTCATCGCCGTCGTCATCATTCTTGGCTCGGCCACGCTCCTGGGCACCGTGGGGCTCACTCCGGGCATCGACTTCAAGGGCGGTTCGGAGATCACGGTCACCGGGCTGTCCGCTCCTTCAGAGCGTCCTGCCAACGAGGTCCTCTCCAAGAGCGACCTGGCGGCCAGCTCCTCGGTGACCACCATGGGGTCCTCGTCGGTCAGGGTGCAGACCACTGAGCTGAGCAAGCAGCGCCTCGACTCACTGGCTGGTCAGCTCGCCACCGCCTACAAGACCGACGCCTCCAACGTCTCAGCGACGACCGTGGGACCGACCTGGTCCTCCGACGTCACGAAGAAGGCGATTCGAGGGCTGATCCTGTTCTTCATCTTCGTCGGACTACTCATCTGGGCGTACTTCCGCACCTGGAAGATGGCGGCCGCAGCCCTGCTCGCCCTGTGCCACGACATCATCGTCACCGTGGGCATCTACGCCCTGTCCAGATTCGAGGTCACCCCTGCCACGATCATCGGTGTGCTGACGATTCTGGGCTACTCCCTCTACGACACGGTGGTGGTCTTCGACAAGATCCGGGAGAACACCGAGGACTTCGAGTCCCAGAGCCGATCCACCTATGCCGAGCTCGCGAACCTGGCGGTCAACCAGACCTTCATCCGATCGATCAACACCTCCGTGGTCGGTGTGCTCCCGGTGGCCTCGCTGCTGTTCGTCGGAGCCTTCATCCTGGGCGCAGGAACGCTTCGTGACATCGCCCTGACGCTGTTCATCGGTATGATCGCCGGAACCCTGTCCTCGATCTTCCTGGCCACCCCCCTCCTAGTGGACCTGCGTTCACGTGAGAAGCGCATCAAGGAACACACCGCCAAGGTCGCCGCGGCGCGCCAGCACCGTCGGGACGAGGCCGGTGACGATGCCGAGGAACTGGCTAAGATTGACGCGGCTCCGGCCGCCTCACCAGTCACTCCCGGCCACCACCTCGGCGTGGCGGCTCAGCCTAAAAGGAAGAAGAAGCGCAGATGACCACCGCTCCCGTGGCCCATTCCGAGTCGGTGCCCGAGTCTCTGACCAAGCTGGTCATGAGCCATCTTCGCGAGATTCCCGACTTCCCCGAGCCGGGGGTCCTCTTCCGGGACATCACTCCGCTCCTGGCCGACGGACATGCCTTCGCCGCTCTCGTCGAGGGGCTGGCCGATCACTACCGGGGTCGGATTGATGCGATCGCGGGGCTCGAGTCGCGCGGCTTCATCCTGGCAGCGCCCTTGGCGGTTCGGCTCGGGGTCGGCATGATCACGGTGCGCAAGGGCGGCAAGCTGCCCGGCCCGGTCATCGGCGTGGACTACGCACTCGAGTACGGCACGGCCCGGATGGAGCTGCGGCCCGAGACCGTCACCAAGGGCGCACGTGTCCTGGTCATCGACGATGTGCTGGCCACCGGTGGGACGGCCTCCGCCTCCATCTCCCTCATTGAGCAGGCCGGTGCCTCAGTGGAGGCCATCTGCATGCTTCTGGAGCTGTCCGATCTCGACGGTCGTCGCCAACTCCAGGGGCGTGAGGTCGACTCGATCGTCATCTTCTGAGGCGGCGGCTCGTCGCTGGCCGGCTGCTTGACGGGTGACCGGGGCTGTTTCTCGTGCGGTGTCGTGCTCCCGAAGGATGCGACACCGCACGCCTACCAGCAGCGCCGGCACGCTTCGGTGTGCTGGCCGCTATATGATGCGTCAATGACGGAGACGAAGAACACCCCGGACACGTCAGGTGACAGTGTTGTCCCCGGCTCGCGCGTGCGCAGCCGTCTGGCGTGGTTCGGCTCCCGGGGGCACTCCACACCGGCGGCCATCGAGCCGCTGCTGCGCGCGGTGCGCGCCAACCATCCCAAGGCCGACACGAGCCTCATCGTGCGCGCCTACGAAGTGGCGGAGAAGGCTCACTCCGGTCAGCGACGCAAGTCGGGGGAGCCCTACATCACCCACCCGGTGGCAGTAGCGACCATCCTGGCTGAGCTGGGGATGACGGCCCAGACGCTGGCGGCTGCCGTCCTGCACGACACCGTGGAGGACACCGACTACACCCTTGAGCGCCTGCGCGCCGACTTCGGCGACGAGATCAGCCTGCTCGTCGATGGCGTCACCAAGCTCGACAAGCTCCAGTACGGTGAGGCCGCCCAGGCCGAGACGGTGCGCAAGATGATTATCGCGATGTCCAAGGACATCCGGGTGCTGGTCATCAAGCTCGGCGACCGCCTTCACAACGCCCGCACCTGGAAGTACGTCTCGGCGGAGAACGCCGCCCGCAAGGCCAAGGAGACCCTGGAGATCTACGCGCCCCTGGCCCACCGTCTGGGGATGAACACGATCAAGTGGGAGCTGGAGGACCGGTCCTTCAAGGCCCTCTACCCTGGCGTGTACGAGGAGATCGAGCACATGGTGGCCGAGCGGGCCCCGGCTCGTGAGGAGTACCTGCGCCAGGTCCGACTCCAGATCGAGGAGGACCTGAGGATCAACAAGATCAAGGGCGCCGTGACCGGACGGCCCAAGCACTACTACTCGATCTACCAGAAGATGATCGTGCGGGGGAAGGACTTCGACGACATCTACGACCTGGTGGCGCTGCGAGTCATCGTCGACACCGTCCAGGACTGCTACGCGGTGCTCGGCTCCCTGCACTCGCGCTGGACCCCCATGAGCGGGCGCTTCAAGGACTACATCGCCGTCCCCAAGTTCAACCTCTACCAGTCGCTGCACACGACTGTCGTGGGGCCGGGTGGCAAACCGGTGGAGATCCAGATCCGCACCCACGAGATGCACCGCATGGCCGAGTACGGCGTGGCCGCGCACTGGCGCTACAAGGAGGACCCCAACGCCTCGGGCCCCAGCGCCCTGGGAGGCAGGCCCGGAGACTCCGACCAGGGCGACCTGGGCTGGCTGCGTCAGCTCGTTGACTGGCAGAAGGAGACCCAGGACCCCACCGAGTTCCTCGATGCCCTGCGTTACGAGATGGCCGGGGACCAGGTCTACGTCTTCACCCCCCGGGGTGATGTCCTCGCACTGCCGGCGGGAGCCACCCCGGTGGACTTCGCCTACGCCGTCCACACCGAGGTCGGCCACCGCACCGTGGGCGCGCGCGTCAACAGCCGACTGGTGCCCCTGGACACGCGTCTGGAGAACGGTGACACGGTGGAGGTCTTCACCTCCAAGGCCATCAACGCCGGACCCTCGCGCGACTGGCTCTCCTTCGTGGCCTCGACCCGGGCCCGCAACAAGATACGTTCGTGGTTCTCCAAGGAGCGTCGTGAGGAGGCCATCGAGGAGGGCAAGGGCGCCATCGCCCGCACCCTGCGCAAGCAGAACCTTCCCCTGCAGCGCCTCATGAGCCACGAGACCCTCATGAACGTGGCCAAGACCCTCGACAAGGTCGACATTGACGGCCTGTACGCCGCGGTGGGTGAGGGGCACGTATCCGCCCAGCACGTCGTCGACACTCTGGTGGCCACCATGGGCGGGGAGGACGGCGCCGAGGAGACTCTCGCGGAGGGAGTCCTGCCCACCCGGGCCACGACGCACCGCCGGCCGCGTACGGCCGACGCCGGAGTCGTCGTCGCCGGTATGGACGAGGGCGACGTCTACGTCAAGCTAGCGCGCTGCTGCACCCCCATGCCGGGTGACCCCATCGTCGGTTTCATCACCCGCGGTTCGGGTGTCTCAGTGCACCGGGCCGACTGCCAGAACGTCGATCAGCTCCAGCGTGAGCCCGAGCGCCTCATCACCGTCTCCTGGGCGGATCACGCCCAGTCGGCCTACCTGGTTCAGGTGGAGGTCGAGGCCCTGGACCGCGGGGGTCTGTTGGCCGACATCACCCGAGCGCTGGCAGACAGCCACGTCAACCTTGTCAGTGCCAGCATCGGCACGAGCCGGGACCGGGTTGTCACCGGGCGGTTCGTCGTCGAGCTGGCTGAGGCCGGGCACCTGGACCACACGCTGGCGGCCCTGCGGCGCATCGACGGCGTCTTCGAGGCGCGCAGAAGCCTGTCCGCCGCGCGCCGCTCCAGCTGAGCAGATCCTGGGCGCCGGCTACGACGCGCCGGCCATGACCTCCTCGATGATGTGCTGCGCCCGCGGGCAGCCTCTGCTGGCAGCCCCGCGACAGTGGTTGAGCGTGAGCAGGAGACGGACTCGGCTCACTCCATGGTCGCGGGCCGCCATAATGGCTTGCACTGCCTGCACCGGCGGCCCCAGGCGGGCGATGTCGACGGCGGCTCGGGCGATCGTGGCGCAGGTGATACCACTGATCACGGTCGTGTCGCAGTGGGGCAGCCGGCCTCGTCTGGTCACCAGGTAGGGCAGTCGACTTCGACGGCCTCCGGGCAGGCTCACCTCCAGGGCGTCGGGAGCTGGCCCGCCGACGTGCACCCACAGGGCAGTGCTCGCCAGAAGCACACCTCGGCAGGGCAGCGCAGCGGCAATGGCCCGCATACGTCCCTCGGCCGAGCGCAGCGTGTCGGCCGGTTGCAAGTTGCCCAGAATGTTGACCAACAGCCGGGCATCGAGGCTGGCGCACCTGAGCACCTCCATGTCCTGAGGCGGAAGCGTGCCCAGAACCGGGGTCAGCGGGCGGGCGGACAGATGGGCCACAGCGGCGTGGCCGGGTACCGGGACAAAACGAGCCATATGCCATCGTGGACGTCAACCGGGCGCGGGCGCCACAGTGAACCGGCCGCCTGTGGATAACCTCGTGGTGACCGCGCGGAATTGACCCTCACGCGGCGGGAGGCACCACGGTGGATGACACGCATCCGGACACGCGCCAGGTGGAACCAGTACTGAGGAAGGAGACTACGGTGAAGGACTCTCAACAGCGTCATGACGGAACCGGGAGACATGACACAGCGGCCGACACCGCAATGAGCGCCGTGCCCGACGACGCGGACATCGCTATGACGGTCGGTGAGGTCTCAACGCTCCT
This region of Actinomyces oris genomic DNA includes:
- the secD gene encoding protein translocase subunit SecD; translated protein: MSSKQRKRPGRRLLMFVLVLVIGFGALVAGSMRHKASLTPGLALDLEGGTQLILTPTTSDGSAISDNDVEQAIEVIRQRVDASGVSEAQISRQGGQNIVVSLPGKPSQATLELVRTSAVMYFRPVLRVLPGSAQQAAKNIASQNPSGAVTPAPTVQPSPSAGSEATQPAEDSEGAEEGTGEGEQPAATPAPTAQPTAQPTAQPRTPEEIAKQLADVNQDGVISSDPLPAQDKTNSSDSWITEKLLYDGYMTDCSDPKNLTGQTQDPKVAVISCSKEAGSHSHGAYILGPAEITGTELKSANSGLETDSRGQATHQWVVSLAFNGDGTKKFAELSKRLLAYRDQASAAGAQGAQNPQAQSSGDKAQFAIVLDGLTIMASGFNETVHSPITDGRVQITGGFTQNQANTLANQLSFGSLPLSFTVQSEQQISATLGTEQLRNGLIAGLIGFALIILYLAWQYRGLAVVAVASLVVAAAGTYLVIAALSATMGYRLSLAGVAGLIISIGITVDSFIIYFERVRDEVRQGRTLRTAIDEGWKHARRTILVSDAVNLVAAIVLYFLAVGGVQGFAFTLGVTTCVDLAIIILFTHPLMEWIVRFRFFGEGHRLSGLDPEHLGATSTTYGKGREAVADRVAGSLARRKAEARRNAESPEDAAEESDGEAVDDEDEQQEGDAVDVAADKGKDGETK
- a CDS encoding adenine phosphoribosyltransferase, whose protein sequence is MTTAPVAHSESVPESLTKLVMSHLREIPDFPEPGVLFRDITPLLADGHAFAALVEGLADHYRGRIDAIAGLESRGFILAAPLAVRLGVGMITVRKGGKLPGPVIGVDYALEYGTARMELRPETVTKGARVLVIDDVLATGGTASASISLIEQAGASVEAICMLLELSDLDGRRQLQGREVDSIVIF
- the secF gene encoding protein translocase subunit SecF, producing the protein MKSLATLGNELYSAKTSIPFVGKRKIWYLIAVVIILGSATLLGTVGLTPGIDFKGGSEITVTGLSAPSERPANEVLSKSDLAASSSVTTMGSSSVRVQTTELSKQRLDSLAGQLATAYKTDASNVSATTVGPTWSSDVTKKAIRGLILFFIFVGLLIWAYFRTWKMAAAALLALCHDIIVTVGIYALSRFEVTPATIIGVLTILGYSLYDTVVVFDKIRENTEDFESQSRSTYAELANLAVNQTFIRSINTSVVGVLPVASLLFVGAFILGAGTLRDIALTLFIGMIAGTLSSIFLATPLLVDLRSREKRIKEHTAKVAAARQHRRDEAGDDAEELAKIDAAPAASPVTPGHHLGVAAQPKRKKKRR
- a CDS encoding RelA/SpoT family protein, producing the protein MTETKNTPDTSGDSVVPGSRVRSRLAWFGSRGHSTPAAIEPLLRAVRANHPKADTSLIVRAYEVAEKAHSGQRRKSGEPYITHPVAVATILAELGMTAQTLAAAVLHDTVEDTDYTLERLRADFGDEISLLVDGVTKLDKLQYGEAAQAETVRKMIIAMSKDIRVLVIKLGDRLHNARTWKYVSAENAARKAKETLEIYAPLAHRLGMNTIKWELEDRSFKALYPGVYEEIEHMVAERAPAREEYLRQVRLQIEEDLRINKIKGAVTGRPKHYYSIYQKMIVRGKDFDDIYDLVALRVIVDTVQDCYAVLGSLHSRWTPMSGRFKDYIAVPKFNLYQSLHTTVVGPGGKPVEIQIRTHEMHRMAEYGVAAHWRYKEDPNASGPSALGGRPGDSDQGDLGWLRQLVDWQKETQDPTEFLDALRYEMAGDQVYVFTPRGDVLALPAGATPVDFAYAVHTEVGHRTVGARVNSRLVPLDTRLENGDTVEVFTSKAINAGPSRDWLSFVASTRARNKIRSWFSKERREEAIEEGKGAIARTLRKQNLPLQRLMSHETLMNVAKTLDKVDIDGLYAAVGEGHVSAQHVVDTLVATMGGEDGAEETLAEGVLPTRATTHRRPRTADAGVVVAGMDEGDVYVKLARCCTPMPGDPIVGFITRGSGVSVHRADCQNVDQLQREPERLITVSWADHAQSAYLVQVEVEALDRGGLLADITRALADSHVNLVSASIGTSRDRVVTGRFVVELAEAGHLDHTLAALRRIDGVFEARRSLSAARRSS